The proteins below are encoded in one region of Streptomyces sp. NBC_00490:
- a CDS encoding LytR C-terminal domain-containing protein, which produces MSMLTPPGMGGKYRITGDKYPRMRRPRRRGRLVAALVASVTALGLVGWGTLQLIDVFTGGGDKASAAGSKADCGTKASPSASPSSSSSSSTTAYPKPAQITVNVFNATPRAGLAKKTADELKKRGFKIGDVGNASAEFDKKVKGTGLLLGPTSAVSTSLPVLGTQLAGAETRADTRKGTDVDLIIGTGFKSLTAKATAAKALTRLGAPQPTPTSSKNSC; this is translated from the coding sequence ATGAGCATGCTGACTCCCCCAGGCATGGGCGGCAAGTACCGGATCACGGGGGACAAGTACCCGCGCATGCGCCGTCCCCGGCGGCGGGGCAGACTCGTGGCCGCCCTGGTCGCCTCGGTCACCGCGCTCGGCCTGGTCGGCTGGGGCACCCTGCAGCTCATCGACGTCTTCACCGGCGGCGGCGACAAGGCCTCGGCAGCCGGCTCCAAGGCGGACTGTGGGACGAAGGCGTCCCCGTCGGCCTCGCCCTCGTCCTCGTCCTCGTCCTCCACCACGGCGTATCCCAAGCCCGCCCAGATCACCGTCAACGTCTTCAACGCCACCCCCCGTGCGGGGCTCGCCAAGAAGACCGCGGACGAGCTGAAGAAGCGCGGCTTCAAGATCGGCGACGTGGGCAACGCGAGCGCGGAGTTCGACAAGAAGGTCAAGGGCACGGGGCTGCTGCTCGGCCCCACGTCCGCCGTGAGCACGTCGTTGCCGGTCCTCGGCACGCAGCTCGCGGGCGCGGAGACCCGGGCGGACACCCGCAAGGGCACCGACGTGGACCTGATCATCGGCACCGGCTTCAAGTCGCTGACAGCAAAGGCGACGGCGGCCAAGGCCCTGACCAGGCTGGGCGCACCCCAGCCGACGCCCACTTCTTCGAAGAACTCCTGCTGA
- a CDS encoding MFS transporter yields MATTTPAGVRAHAKHGGGAEHAPMTHRQIMEALSGLLLGMFVAILSSTIVSNALPEIIGDLGGGQSAYTWVVTAALLSMTAATPLWGKLSDLYSKKALVQIALVIYVLGSAAAGLSQNAGTLIAFRVVQGIGVGGLSALAQIVMAAMISPRERGRYSGYLGATFAVATVGGPLLGGVITDTSWLGWRWCFYVGVPFAVIALIVLQKTLHLPVVKRDVKVDWSGAFFISAAVSLLLVWVTFAGDKYDWISWQTYAMVGGSIALGLIFVLVESRASEPIIPLRLFRNRTITLSSIASMFVGVAMFSGTVFFSQYFQLARDKSPTMSGVMTIPMIAGLFVSSTVSGQLITRTGKWKAWLVSGGVLVTAGLGLLGTIRYDTEYWKAAVFMALLGLGIGMMMQNLVLCTQNQVEPSDLGAASSTVTFFRSLGGAMGVSALGAVMAHRITDYAKDGITDLGPKYASLASGSSSTGEIPDMDKLPAPLRTVMESAYGHGIADVFMIAAALAAVAFLITLFIKEVPLRTKGALAQEATASEEETVAEAPAAAEERVPSWAATSETQPAADGTQKLAAVATLEAPPASSGGGIPVRGHVRGVESAPVPQAAVTLISLAGRQLGRSVTQPDGSYGVDAPGVGSYVLIASADGFQPQASTVVVGGEPVAYDILLSGTSGLSGVVRASDSALPVKDAMVIVTDVRGDLLATGTTGEQGEFGFAELVPSAVTIAVNAAGYRPRALPVEVGGTGVTRIEVELEAGAQLQGVVRAPHGPLADARVTLVDAAGNVVGTATTGSDGAYAFTDLDGGDYTVIATGYPPVATALTVGGRGTDGHDIELAHPGE; encoded by the coding sequence ATGGCAACGACCACACCAGCCGGTGTGCGGGCTCACGCCAAGCACGGGGGAGGCGCTGAGCACGCCCCCATGACACACCGGCAGATCATGGAGGCCCTCTCCGGGCTGCTGCTCGGGATGTTCGTGGCGATCCTGTCGTCCACGATCGTCTCGAACGCCCTCCCGGAGATCATCGGCGACCTCGGCGGCGGCCAGTCCGCCTACACCTGGGTCGTCACCGCGGCCCTGCTGTCCATGACCGCGGCCACGCCCCTGTGGGGCAAGCTGTCGGACCTCTACAGCAAGAAGGCGCTCGTCCAGATAGCGCTCGTCATCTACGTGCTGGGCTCGGCCGCCGCCGGACTCTCGCAGAACGCCGGCACGCTGATCGCCTTCCGTGTCGTCCAGGGCATCGGCGTCGGCGGTCTGTCCGCCCTGGCGCAGATCGTGATGGCCGCGATGATCTCCCCGCGTGAGCGCGGGCGTTACTCCGGCTACCTGGGCGCGACCTTCGCCGTCGCCACCGTCGGCGGTCCGCTGCTCGGCGGTGTCATCACCGACACCTCGTGGCTCGGCTGGCGCTGGTGCTTCTACGTCGGTGTGCCGTTCGCGGTCATCGCGCTGATCGTGCTCCAGAAGACCCTGCACCTGCCCGTCGTGAAGCGGGACGTCAAGGTCGACTGGTCCGGCGCGTTCTTCATCTCGGCGGCCGTCTCGCTGCTGCTGGTCTGGGTCACCTTCGCCGGTGACAAGTACGACTGGATCTCCTGGCAGACGTACGCGATGGTCGGCGGCTCGATCGCGCTCGGCCTGATCTTCGTGCTCGTCGAGTCGAGGGCCAGCGAGCCGATCATCCCGCTGCGGCTGTTCCGCAACCGCACCATCACCCTGTCGTCGATCGCCTCGATGTTCGTGGGTGTCGCGATGTTCTCCGGCACGGTCTTCTTCAGCCAGTACTTCCAGCTGGCCCGCGACAAGTCCCCCACGATGTCGGGCGTCATGACGATCCCGATGATCGCCGGCCTGTTCGTCTCCTCGACCGTCTCCGGGCAGCTCATCACCCGCACCGGCAAGTGGAAGGCCTGGCTGGTCAGCGGTGGCGTGCTCGTCACCGCAGGGCTCGGTCTGCTGGGCACCATCCGGTACGACACGGAGTACTGGAAGGCCGCGGTCTTCATGGCCCTGCTGGGCCTCGGCATCGGCATGATGATGCAGAACCTGGTCCTGTGCACCCAGAACCAGGTCGAGCCCTCCGACCTCGGCGCCGCCAGCTCCACGGTCACCTTCTTCCGGTCCCTCGGCGGTGCGATGGGCGTCTCCGCGCTCGGCGCCGTCATGGCCCACCGGATCACCGACTACGCCAAGGACGGCATCACCGACCTCGGCCCCAAGTACGCCTCTCTCGCCTCCGGTTCGAGCTCCACCGGCGAGATCCCGGACATGGACAAGCTGCCCGCGCCGCTGCGCACCGTCATGGAGAGCGCGTACGGCCACGGCATCGCGGACGTGTTCATGATCGCGGCGGCCCTGGCGGCGGTCGCCTTCCTGATCACGCTGTTCATCAAGGAGGTCCCGTTGCGGACGAAGGGCGCGCTGGCACAGGAGGCCACTGCTTCCGAGGAGGAGACGGTGGCCGAGGCTCCGGCCGCCGCCGAGGAGCGCGTCCCCAGCTGGGCCGCCACCTCCGAGACGCAGCCCGCCGCCGACGGCACGCAGAAGCTCGCCGCGGTCGCCACCCTGGAAGCTCCCCCGGCCTCCTCCGGCGGCGGCATCCCGGTCCGCGGCCACGTCCGCGGCGTCGAGAGCGCACCCGTCCCGCAGGCCGCGGTCACGCTGATCTCCCTCGCGGGACGGCAGCTGGGCCGGTCGGTGACGCAGCCGGACGGTTCGTACGGCGTGGACGCGCCGGGCGTGGGCTCGTACGTCCTGATCGCCTCAGCCGACGGGTTCCAGCCGCAGGCGTCCACGGTCGTCGTGGGCGGTGAGCCGGTGGCGTACGACATCCTGCTCAGCGGCACGAGCGGGCTGAGCGGTGTGGTGCGGGCCTCGGACAGCGCGCTGCCCGTCAAGGACGCCATGGTCATCGTGACCGACGTCCGCGGTGATCTGCTGGCCACCGGGACCACCGGTGAGCAGGGCGAGTTCGGCTTCGCCGAGCTGGTGCCGAGTGCGGTGACCATCGCGGTGAACGCCGCCGGGTACCGGCCGCGCGCGCTGCCCGTCGAGGTCGGCGGCACGGGCGTCACCCGGATCGAGGTCGAGCTGGAGGCCGGAGCCCAGCTCCAGGGCGTCGTACGGGCTCCGCACGGACCGCTGGCCGACGCGCGCGTCACGCTCGTCGACGCGGCCGGCAATGTCGTGGGAACCGCGACGACCGGGTCGGACGGGGCGTACGCCTTCACCGACCTGGACGGCGGCGACTACACGGTCATCGCCACGGGCTACCCGCCGGTGGCGACGGCCCTGACGGTGGGCGGTCGTGGAACCGACGGCCATGACATCGAACTCGCCCACCCCGGCGAGTAG
- the tadA gene encoding tRNA adenosine(34) deaminase TadA gives MRLALDEAGRAGPDVPVGAVVLAPDGTTVLGAGHNEREAVGDPTAHAEVLAIRRAAAELGEWRLTGCTLVVTLEPCTMCAGALVQSRVDRVVYGARDDKAGAAGSLWDVVRDRRLNHRPEVIEGVLAEECARLLTDFFRTR, from the coding sequence ATGCGGCTCGCCCTGGACGAGGCCGGGCGGGCGGGTCCGGACGTACCGGTGGGGGCCGTCGTGCTGGCCCCGGACGGCACGACCGTGCTCGGGGCGGGGCACAACGAACGCGAGGCGGTCGGCGACCCGACCGCCCACGCGGAGGTCCTGGCGATCCGCCGGGCGGCCGCGGAACTCGGGGAGTGGCGGCTGACCGGCTGCACGCTGGTCGTCACCCTGGAACCGTGCACGATGTGCGCGGGCGCGCTGGTGCAGTCCCGTGTGGACCGCGTCGTCTACGGCGCCCGCGACGACAAGGCCGGCGCGGCCGGCTCGCTCTGGGACGTCGTACGGGACCGGCGGCTCAACCACCGTCCCGAGGTGATCGAGGGCGTGCTCGCCGAGGAGTGCGCGCGGCTCCTCACGGACTTCTTCCGGACCCGGTAA
- a CDS encoding RNA polymerase sigma factor SigF, whose product MSADQGSSKVLTLIKSEAAPALDDNPAVEAAVEAPALPVTSGALDTRTLSRSLFLRLAALDENSPERVYVRDTLIELNLPLVRYAAARFRSRNEPMEDIVQVGTIGLIKAIDRFDCERGVEFPTFAMPTVVGEIKRFFRDTSWSVRVPRRLQELRLALTKASDELSQKLDRSPTVAELAVVLGVSEEDVVDGLAVGNAYTASSLDSPAPEDDGGEGSLADRLGYEDTALEGVEYRESLKPLLAKLPPRERQIIMLRFFANMTQSQIGEEVGISQMHVSRLLTRTLAQLREGLISD is encoded by the coding sequence ATGTCCGCAGACCAGGGCAGCTCGAAGGTGCTCACGCTCATCAAGAGCGAGGCTGCGCCCGCGCTCGACGACAACCCGGCTGTCGAGGCCGCCGTAGAGGCTCCGGCCCTGCCGGTGACCTCGGGTGCCCTCGACACCCGCACCCTGTCCCGCTCCCTCTTCCTGCGGCTCGCCGCCCTCGACGAGAACAGCCCCGAGCGTGTGTACGTCCGGGACACCCTCATCGAGCTCAACCTCCCACTGGTGCGCTACGCGGCGGCCCGCTTCCGCTCGCGCAACGAGCCGATGGAGGACATCGTCCAGGTCGGCACCATCGGCCTGATCAAGGCGATCGACCGCTTCGACTGCGAACGCGGCGTGGAGTTCCCGACCTTCGCGATGCCGACGGTCGTGGGCGAGATCAAACGGTTCTTCCGGGACACGTCCTGGTCGGTGCGCGTCCCGCGCCGGCTGCAGGAGCTGCGCCTGGCCCTCACCAAGGCCAGCGACGAGCTCTCGCAGAAGCTGGACCGCTCCCCGACCGTCGCCGAACTCGCCGTGGTGCTGGGCGTCTCGGAGGAGGACGTCGTCGACGGCCTCGCGGTCGGCAACGCCTACACGGCCTCCTCGCTGGACTCCCCGGCCCCGGAGGACGACGGCGGCGAGGGCTCCCTGGCCGACCGGCTCGGCTACGAGGACACGGCTCTCGAAGGTGTCGAGTACCGCGAGTCCCTCAAGCCCCTGCTCGCCAAACTCCCGCCCCGCGAGCGCCAGATCATCATGCTGCGCTTCTTCGCCAACATGACCCAGTCGCAGATCGGCGAGGAGGTCGGCATCTCCCAGATGCACGTCTCCCGGTTGCTGACCCGGACGCTGGCGCAGCTGCGCGAGGGCCTGATCTCGGACTGA
- a CDS encoding YceI family protein encodes MGLTARIRTRDGWAVSHAVVTLTDMTGSQVLRAEADIEGTVRDVNPLPPGAYTVIVTAVGYAPAAASAIVTASGRAEVGTVTLARQGGAELPPPGPWTVDPAHSTVGAVAQHLGISSVRGRFTEFAASIEVAADDVTKSRVEAVIRADSIDTGNAMRDGHLKSADFLDVERFPEITYRSSGLSVAGADRWTVHGELSLHGVVRPVDLDLAYLGTGADPWGGTRAAFRATAQLRREDFAMNYNQVVQAGIAAIGTTLKVELDVQAVQGDSLPQA; translated from the coding sequence ATGGGACTGACCGCGAGGATCCGTACGCGGGACGGATGGGCCGTGTCGCACGCGGTCGTCACGCTGACCGACATGACCGGCTCGCAGGTGCTGCGGGCCGAGGCCGACATCGAGGGCACGGTACGGGATGTCAACCCGCTGCCGCCCGGGGCGTACACCGTCATCGTCACCGCCGTCGGATACGCGCCCGCCGCCGCCAGTGCGATCGTCACCGCGAGCGGCCGCGCCGAGGTCGGCACGGTGACGCTGGCCCGGCAGGGCGGGGCCGAGCTGCCGCCGCCGGGGCCGTGGACCGTGGACCCGGCGCACTCCACGGTGGGCGCGGTGGCCCAGCATCTGGGGATCTCCAGCGTGCGCGGGCGGTTCACCGAGTTCGCCGCGTCGATCGAGGTGGCGGCGGACGACGTCACCAAGTCCCGGGTGGAGGCGGTGATCCGGGCCGACTCCATCGACACCGGGAACGCGATGCGGGACGGGCATCTGAAGTCGGCGGACTTCCTGGACGTCGAGCGGTTTCCCGAGATCACCTACCGGTCCTCGGGGCTTTCCGTGGCGGGGGCGGACCGCTGGACCGTGCACGGTGAGCTGTCGCTGCACGGGGTCGTACGGCCCGTCGACCTCGACCTCGCCTATCTGGGGACGGGTGCCGATCCGTGGGGCGGTACCCGGGCGGCTTTCCGGGCCACGGCTCAGCTGCGGCGCGAGGACTTCGCCATGAACTACAACCAGGTGGTGCAGGCGGGGATCGCGGCCATCGGTACGACGCTGAAAGTGGAGCTGGATGTCCAGGCGGTACAGGGGGATTCACTGCCGCAGGCCTAG
- the upp gene encoding uracil phosphoribosyltransferase, with protein sequence MRLHVVDHPLVAHKLTTLRDQRTDSATFRRLADELVTLLAYEATRDVRTEAVDITTPVTTTTGVKLSYPRPLVVPILRAGLGMLDGMVRLLPSAEVGFMGMVRDEETLQASTYATRMPEDLSGRQVYVLDPMLATGGTLVAAIRELIKRGADDVTAVVLLAAPEGVEVMERELAGTPVTVVTAAVDDHLNEHGYIVPGLGDAGDRLYGAAE encoded by the coding sequence ATGCGTCTCCACGTCGTCGACCACCCTCTGGTCGCTCACAAGCTCACCACCCTGCGCGACCAGCGCACCGACTCCGCGACCTTCCGTCGGCTGGCCGACGAACTGGTCACCCTGCTTGCCTACGAGGCCACGCGAGACGTGCGCACCGAAGCGGTCGACATCACGACCCCGGTCACCACCACCACCGGCGTCAAGCTCTCCTACCCGCGCCCCCTGGTCGTGCCGATCCTGCGCGCCGGCCTCGGCATGCTCGACGGCATGGTCCGCCTGCTGCCGAGCGCCGAGGTGGGCTTCATGGGCATGGTGCGCGACGAGGAGACCCTCCAGGCGTCCACCTACGCCACACGTATGCCGGAGGACCTCTCCGGGCGTCAGGTGTACGTCCTCGACCCGATGCTCGCCACCGGTGGCACGCTGGTCGCGGCGATCCGGGAGCTGATCAAGCGGGGTGCGGACGATGTGACGGCCGTCGTGCTGCTCGCTGCGCCGGAGGGCGTCGAGGTCATGGAGCGGGAGCTCGCGGGCACGCCGGTCACCGTGGTGACGGCGGCGGTCGACGACCACCTGAACGAGCACGGGTACATCGTGCCGGGCCTTGGTGACGCGGGCGATCGTCTTTACGGCGCCGCTGAGTAA
- a CDS encoding Dabb family protein: MIRHLVLFKLNEGVERDDPRVVKGVEAFRALDGKIEDIRFWELGWNLSDRPIAYDFAINSGFEDADALRRYVEHPEHQAGVALWKEFATWVIADYAY, from the coding sequence ATGATCCGCCACCTTGTCCTCTTCAAGCTCAACGAGGGCGTCGAGCGTGACGACCCGCGGGTCGTGAAGGGCGTCGAGGCCTTCCGCGCCCTCGACGGCAAGATCGAGGACATCCGCTTCTGGGAGCTGGGCTGGAACCTCAGCGACCGGCCCATCGCCTACGACTTCGCCATCAACTCGGGGTTCGAGGACGCCGACGCGCTGCGCCGGTACGTGGAGCACCCGGAGCACCAGGCGGGGGTGGCGCTCTGGAAGGAGTTCGCCACCTGGGTGATCGCGGACTACGCGTACTGA
- a CDS encoding MarR family winged helix-turn-helix transcriptional regulator, with translation MAEQAQYEELMRQFSAFGAVKREMGRILPSDCPAGSAAVLTLLARHGDMRMSKLSELLAVDMSVTSRHAAHLAERGWIDRSPDPADKRSRILHLTPAGLAQLERLSRRTCELLAERLGDWSDEEVAQLTGLMARLRASFDDCRSAAPRVFEEITRTPANT, from the coding sequence ATGGCCGAACAGGCGCAGTACGAGGAGCTGATGCGTCAGTTCAGTGCCTTCGGAGCCGTGAAGCGGGAGATGGGGCGGATCCTGCCGTCCGACTGCCCCGCCGGTTCCGCCGCCGTGCTGACGCTGCTCGCCCGTCACGGGGACATGCGCATGAGCAAGCTCTCGGAGCTGCTCGCCGTGGACATGTCGGTGACCAGTCGGCATGCCGCGCATCTCGCGGAGCGGGGCTGGATCGACCGGTCCCCCGACCCGGCGGACAAGCGCTCCCGCATCCTGCACCTCACCCCCGCGGGTCTGGCCCAGCTCGAAAGGCTGTCGCGGCGGACCTGCGAGCTGCTCGCCGAGCGGCTCGGTGACTGGAGCGACGAAGAGGTGGCCCAGCTGACCGGCCTGATGGCCCGGCTCAGGGCCAGCTTCGACGACTGCCGCAGCGCCGCCCCTCGCGTATTCGAAGAGATCACCCGTACACCCGCAAACACGTAA
- a CDS encoding TetR/AcrR family transcriptional regulator: MVKAGHRAERTSVWLADKARRGTRGGGHPSGLDRERITSVTVRLLDAEGLAKFSMRRLASELNVTAMSVYWYVDTKDDLLELALDSVCGELTLPDPEADEDWRDQLRTLARGYRALLVGHPWVSPLSGTFLNIGPNYLAFARVIQHVIRRTGLPAHGLAAAISAVFQFVYGFGTIEGHIIARSTDVGMTPDEYFQHAMTTVTQAPAAAEIVKQSEDIMAARGGDTVEEMWERDFEFALDLLVAGIEAMVKRGDG; encoded by the coding sequence ATGGTGAAGGCGGGCCATCGTGCGGAGCGGACCAGCGTGTGGCTGGCGGACAAGGCTCGGCGTGGCACCCGTGGTGGCGGGCACCCCTCCGGGCTCGACCGTGAGCGCATCACCTCGGTCACCGTCCGGCTCCTGGACGCCGAGGGCCTGGCCAAGTTCTCCATGCGGCGGCTCGCGAGCGAGCTCAACGTCACCGCGATGTCCGTCTATTGGTACGTCGACACCAAGGACGACCTCCTCGAACTGGCCCTCGACTCGGTCTGCGGCGAACTGACCCTGCCCGACCCGGAGGCCGACGAGGACTGGCGCGACCAACTGCGCACGCTGGCCCGCGGCTACCGCGCCCTCCTGGTCGGCCACCCCTGGGTCTCCCCGCTGAGCGGGACCTTCCTCAACATCGGCCCCAACTACCTGGCGTTCGCCCGGGTCATCCAGCACGTCATCCGCCGCACCGGCCTGCCCGCCCACGGCCTGGCCGCCGCCATCTCCGCCGTCTTCCAGTTTGTGTACGGCTTCGGCACGATCGAGGGCCACATCATCGCCCGCTCCACCGACGTAGGCATGACCCCGGACGAGTACTTCCAGCACGCCATGACCACGGTGACCCAGGCCCCGGCGGCCGCCGAGATCGTCAAACAGTCCGAGGACATCATGGCGGCCCGAGGCGGCGACACGGTCGAGGAAATGTGGGAACGAGACTTCGAATTCGCCCTGGACCTGTTGGTCGCGGGAATCGAGGCGATGGTGAAAAGGGGGGATGGATGA
- a CDS encoding RNA polymerase sigma factor SigF — MALTVSASTAPPQEEAPAQTPAPAAPQRSRGADTRALTQVLFAQLKEVQPGTPEHNRVRGALIEANLPLVRYAAARFRSRNEPMEDVIQVGTIGLINAIDRFDPERGVQFPTFAMPTVIGEIKRYFRDNVRTVHVPRRLHELWVQVNGATEDLTTAFGRTPTTAEIAERLRIGEDEVLSCIEAGRSYHATSLEAAQEGDGLPGLLDRLGYEDPALDGVEHRDLVRHLLVQLPEREQRILLLRYYSNLTQSQISAELGVSQMHVSRLLARSFQRLRSANRIDA, encoded by the coding sequence GTGGCGTTGACCGTGTCGGCCAGTACTGCGCCGCCCCAGGAAGAGGCGCCCGCCCAGACCCCGGCGCCCGCCGCCCCCCAGCGCAGCCGCGGCGCCGACACCCGGGCGCTCACCCAGGTGCTCTTCGCCCAGCTCAAGGAGGTCCAGCCGGGTACGCCGGAGCACAACCGGGTACGCGGGGCGCTCATCGAGGCCAACCTCCCGCTCGTGCGCTATGCCGCCGCCCGCTTCCGCTCCCGCAACGAGCCGATGGAGGACGTGATCCAGGTCGGCACGATCGGGCTCATCAACGCGATCGACCGCTTCGACCCGGAGCGGGGCGTGCAGTTCCCGACGTTCGCGATGCCGACCGTCATCGGCGAGATCAAACGGTACTTCCGTGACAACGTGCGCACCGTCCACGTGCCCCGCCGGCTCCACGAGCTGTGGGTGCAGGTCAACGGCGCCACCGAGGACCTGACGACCGCCTTCGGGCGCACCCCGACCACCGCCGAGATCGCCGAGCGGCTGCGCATCGGCGAGGACGAGGTGCTGTCCTGCATCGAGGCCGGGCGCTCGTACCACGCGACCTCCCTGGAGGCCGCCCAGGAGGGCGACGGCCTCCCCGGACTGCTGGACCGGCTCGGCTACGAGGACCCGGCGCTGGACGGCGTGGAGCACCGCGACCTCGTCCGGCATCTGCTGGTCCAACTGCCGGAGCGGGAACAGCGAATCCTTCTGCTGCGCTACTACAGCAATCTCACCCAGTCGCAAATCAGCGCGGAACTCGGCGTCTCCCAGATGCATGTCTCGCGGCTACTCGCGCGTAGCTTCCAGCGGCTGCGATCTGCCAATCGGATCGATGCATAA
- a CDS encoding type II toxin-antitoxin system VapB family antitoxin has protein sequence MIFKRIGNGRPYPDHGRESTRQWADVAPRPVRLDQLVTTKGQLDLETLLAEDSTFYGDLFAHVVKWQGDLYLEDGLHRAVRAALQQRQVLHARVLELD, from the coding sequence GTGATCTTCAAGCGCATCGGAAACGGCCGGCCGTACCCCGACCATGGCCGGGAAAGCACCCGGCAGTGGGCGGACGTCGCGCCGCGCCCGGTCCGCCTCGATCAGCTCGTGACGACCAAGGGCCAGCTCGACCTGGAAACCCTGCTCGCCGAGGACTCCACGTTCTACGGCGACCTCTTCGCGCACGTCGTGAAGTGGCAGGGCGACCTGTATCTCGAGGACGGCCTCCACCGCGCGGTGCGGGCGGCGCTCCAGCAGCGCCAGGTGCTGCACGCGCGTGTGCTTGAGCTGGACTAA
- a CDS encoding PPOX class F420-dependent oxidoreductase — MAPNIATNTTVSLDDLLDFVRPRHRALLLTRRADGSPQASPLTCGVDDSGRIVMSTYPERAKTRNAKRDERVSVVVLSDDWNGPWVQVDGTAEVIDSPESVEPLVEYFRNISGEHPDWDEYREAMVKQGKSIIRVTPVKWGPVATGGFPARLASPDA; from the coding sequence ATGGCACCGAACATCGCGACGAACACCACCGTCTCCCTCGATGACCTGCTGGACTTCGTACGGCCCCGGCACCGGGCCCTGCTGCTGACCCGCCGGGCCGACGGGAGTCCGCAGGCCTCGCCGCTGACCTGCGGGGTCGACGACTCGGGGCGGATCGTGATGTCCACGTACCCCGAGCGGGCCAAGACGCGCAACGCCAAGCGGGACGAGCGGGTCAGTGTCGTCGTGCTGAGCGACGACTGGAACGGGCCGTGGGTGCAGGTGGACGGGACGGCGGAGGTCATCGACTCGCCCGAGTCCGTCGAGCCGCTCGTGGAGTACTTCCGGAACATCTCGGGGGAGCACCCGGACTGGGACGAGTATCGGGAGGCGATGGTGAAGCAGGGGAAGTCGATCATTCGGGTCACGCCGGTGAAGTGGGGACCGGTTGCCACCGGCGGGTTTCCGGCGCGGTTGGCTTCGCCGGACGCGTGA
- a CDS encoding tRNA adenosine deaminase-associated protein — protein sequence MYFAALLARTEDGWEASDTELLDNVETLSDLADLAREAAAEDDTVLVLIEQEDVWFGVVRIDGEDDPRIYVSDAAAAARSSYGEILLTDELLGREPEDDEPDLDALDLDGTEDGEDEDGDDAESVGSAEVVPHGPVGDPGVLDDLGVSEKELKALSTDALTEIADSLGASEVLETVR from the coding sequence GTGTACTTCGCCGCACTGCTCGCGCGCACCGAAGACGGGTGGGAAGCGAGCGACACAGAGCTCCTCGACAATGTGGAGACGCTGTCGGATCTGGCCGACCTCGCCCGGGAAGCCGCGGCCGAGGACGACACGGTGCTCGTGCTGATCGAACAGGAGGACGTCTGGTTCGGCGTCGTCCGCATCGACGGCGAGGACGACCCCCGTATCTACGTCTCGGACGCCGCCGCCGCTGCCCGCAGCAGTTACGGCGAGATCCTGCTCACCGACGAACTGCTCGGAAGGGAGCCCGAGGACGACGAACCCGACCTGGACGCCCTCGATCTCGACGGCACCGAGGACGGTGAGGACGAGGACGGGGACGACGCCGAGAGCGTCGGCTCCGCCGAGGTCGTGCCGCACGGCCCGGTCGGCGACCCCGGCGTCCTCGACGACCTGGGTGTCAGCGAGAAGGAGCTGAAGGCCCTGTCGACGGACGCGCTCACCGAGATCGCCGACTCCCTGGGCGCCTCGGAGGTCCTGGAGACCGTCCGCTGA